In Sphaeramia orbicularis chromosome 5, fSphaOr1.1, whole genome shotgun sequence, the genomic stretch caaaaagacaacagcccaaaaaagtatccactataagaaaaaaaagacaacagcccaaaaaagtatccactataagaaaaaaacaaaaaaaagacaacagcccaaaaacttatccactataagaaaagaaaaaaaaaaaaaaagacaacagcccaaaaaagtatccactataagaaaaaaaagacaatagcccaaaaaaaagtatccactataagaaaaaacaaaaagacaacagcccaaaaaagtatccactataagaaaaaaaaaaaagacaacagcctaaaaaagtatccactataagaaaaaaaaagacaatagcccaaaaaaaagtatccactataagaaaaaacaaaaagacaacagcccaaaaaagtatccactataagaaaaaaaaaaaagacaacagcccaaaaaattatccacaataagaaaaaaaaaaaaaaaagacaacagcctaaaaaagtatccactataagaaaaaaaaaaaaaaaagacaacagcccaaaaaagtatccactataagaaaaaaaagacaatagccccaaaaaaagtatccactataagaaaaaacaaaaagacaacagcccaaaaaagtatccactataagaaaaaaaaaaaaaagacaacagcccaaaaaagtatccacaataagaaaaaaaaaaaaaaaaaagacaacagcctgaaaaagtatccactataagaaaaaaaaagacaacagcccaaaaaattatccactataagaaaaaaaaagacaacagcccaaaaaagtatccactataagaaaaaacaaaaagacaacagcccaaaaaattatccacaataagaaaagaaaaaaaaaaaaaaagacaacagcccaaaaaagtatccactataagaaaaaaaaaaaacagcccaaaaaagtatccactataagaaaaaacaaaaagacaacagcccaaaaaattatccacaataaaaaaagaacaaagaaaaaaaaaagacaacagcccaaaaaagtatccactataatgaatgaacacatttctttcagaggtgtttttgtaatgagtaacttagatgaaagtgatttctcagacacagatAAAATTggtattttccatataaaatatgatatatcccccccccccccaaaaaaaaaatctgtcatgattatctcaactgaataaaaagaacacaatcaacaCAATTTCTGAAtaaactcattttattattgtttagtgaATTAGAAggtgtctttttgttttacttttaataaaggtGTGTGCAAGATAAACATGTCATAGACTTCAAAAGTCCTTCAATTATATGATGACCCATCCACTCAACACAAGGTATTCATGAGGGAGGTtctaatttaagggggaaaattcaCTTTAATATTCACTTAATACAAACGAccaggaagggtttttgtgtttcagtcagtggggtgagactgtggagcAGATTCAACAGAGTTAAAGGAACGTCCGAGTATGACACAGTTTAAAAGGAGGTACGAAGACACAATGTTTAAGAGgcacagggatgagggaggggttggggatcactgggtggaAGAAAGATggacaagtatgtggtatgtggatatgtatgtgcatgtatatgtatatatatctgtgtatgtatatgtaagtacatacatatgtgttattgtattatgtgtttatgtaaattatattatatttgtttgtaataataaaaagccagaaacaaaattatttaacagtaagtatcaggcattagagAATAGaaatgtttagactaggaagtttatcattattattattattgttatttattattattattattattatcattattattattactgatatgaatacattttggtggtgatcgggggggggggggggggagtgtcaggtctgtcttggcagaggtctgcactctccgagagtttttcttgttattattattattgtaattattattactatataagAAGAAGGGTgagagtttataagttatacttcttcttactcctttttgaatatgtattatatgtcttatgtttgtttacttttttattgttcttcttttttgacattcattcatttattacctccgccatgaggtattgtgatcactttgctttgtgtgtgtgtttgtttgtttgtttgtttgtttgtttgtttgtttgttagcaagataactcaaaaagttatggagggattttcatgaaattttgaggaaatgttgatactggcacaaggaagaaataattaaattttgttggtgatcaatcaacatttcctgaaaacttcatgaaaatccctcaataactttttgaatcatcttgctaacaaacaaacaaacaaacacggggggggggggggggggcagatctgtcttggtggaggtctgcgctctccgagtgcttttcttgttcattttctaaacttgctttatcctcactagggtcacgggggtcactggagcctatcccagctacataaggtggggtacaccctggacatgtctgcagttcatcgcagggctgaacatatagagacaaacaatcactgtcacattcacacatgtgggcaatttagattaaccaattaaccaattagtgcatgtgtttggatggtgggaggagccagagtacccacagagaacccacgcagacacggggagaacatgcaaactccacacagaaaggtcccacccccatggactggtgttggaattgaacccaggaccttcttgctgtgagacaccagtgctaaccactgcaccaccgtgtcgctaatatttgtttacatttttaataataataataataataataataataataataataataataataatgataatacatcatgtggattttttttcctttttttttttttacattcatgttcgaaataaatacattaatcaatcaatcaatgtatAAATACCAGACTGGTTGAGGATGTGTACACAGGCTGAAGGTGCTTTAACTGTAAATTCCAGAAGATGGCGCTGCTGCTGCACCTTTGACTTCACCTGAACAGAGTCAATCTAATGACACCTACTTGGAAATGTGGATTTGATCTGCAAAACAGATTTCAAGATAAAGAAATAATGATTACAGAAAACGAAATTtaacaaaccaaaatgacacTCTCAGGTGGAGACTAGGGGTAAATATTCAATATGGACGTCTGTGATTCTCAGTATGACTTCAAGAAGGAAACAAGAACGCCAGCGTTAGACTCAAATTCCAAATTATTAAACATGAAAGTGAATCAAACCTCAACCTCAGACACcatttccatccactgccatttatttTCTGCTCCTGCCTACTGCGCACTTTCATATCGATCACAGTCCACAAACTGAGGGAAACCACAAAAAGGTGACAAAAGTAAAAGTCTGGGTTTTTCAGGGAGTTTGTGCTTTTTTAAAACCAGCTTCATTTTATTTCTGCTGATGTTGAAATAGAACTGCTTCTGTTTGTGAGGTCAAGTCTATAGAGTTAGAGTTACGAGAATCTGAGCTGAAacagattttttaaataaatatatatactttatttctatttgttttatcaacagacaatacaacacagaaactaggggtcactggttgaacacaaaatatttatatGACACACAGTGTTAATTATGCAtggttttgtttatagtccaacCATTGTCTCCAGCCTTTATGAAGATATGCTCTTTTAgccgtacactgcaaaaatctaactcttaccaagtgtatttttgtcatttctagtccaaatatctcatcacacttaaaataagacaaaatcacctaaagaggaacttttcagtgagatataagaacttattcttAGACAAgaaatcttaaaaatcttatttctatAAATCTCACAGAAATAATTTTCAcgttttccattggcagattttttttttttttttttttttttttttgcttaattgaagatgtatttatttatttatttttgcttcattcaagcaaaaaaaaaataataaaataaaataaaaaaatcttgaattaagcaaaaaatgttgaatgaaacaaaaaatcttgaattaagcaaaaaatcttgatttaagcaaaaaaaaaaataaataaataaataaaaatcttgatttaagcaaaaaaaaatcttgaattaagcaaaaaacaatcttgaattaagcaaaaaaaaaaaaaatcttgaaataagcaaaaaaagaaaaaaaatcttggattaggcaaaaaatcttgatttaagcaaaaaaaaaaaaaaaatcttgaattaagcaaaaaaaaatcttgaattaagcaaaaaaaaacaaaaaaactcttgaattatgcaacaaatctgccaatggaacaagtgaaaattatcttggttagatttcctgacatcagattttccagatctattgtctaaaaatcagttcttatatctcactgaaaagttcctctttaggtgattctgtcttcttttaagtgtgatgagatatttggactagaaatgacaaaaatacacttggtaagagttagatttttttccagtgtgtttgtgtgttcaagTCTATCGAGTTAAAGTTATGAGAATCTGAGCTAAAATAGATATATTTTTTCATACttcatttttatgtgttttatcaacagacaatacaacacagaaactaggggtcactggttgaagaCAAAATATTTCAATGACACACAGTGTTAATTATGCACGGTTTTGTTTATAGCCCAACCATTTTCTCCAGCCTTTATGAAGATATGCTCCTTGAGCTGTAGGTAAGAAGTTAATCTTTCCATAGAGTAGAGTTCCTCTGTAACAGACACTGATCTTCACAAGGTGCATGAGTGTGGAGCCAGTTCCTTCTAATGGCCTTTATGGAAGCAATTACTAGAATTTTAGAGCCGTATTTATCTTCTTTCTCTAATACAGGGGTCCCCCAGGGGCCAGAACTGGCCCTCCAAAAGgtccatgagatgaatttgcaaagcataAAAATTACACTTTggtctcattttagttcaggttccacacagagaccaatgtgatctgaagtaaaataatagcataataacctataaataacctataaaaaaatctataaataacactggtctacaaggaaaatgcttccagaataaaaagtaatgaaattttaccacatgagagtcactgataaagaaaaatcaagtcaaaaatgctggttggctgaactttccaagatacagccttgggtcaaaatttgaaattcaagaattaacgagagaatgggtttgactcaaaaggaatatttttctcagagctacaagatcttcttcaaaacactgtctgcacaatagaatacattcactttacaggttctatttagtggaagatttataaaactattatataaatgtacataaaccaatatatatgtgtaataacacttgaaaacatcagcaaaccggcactttttaaatttattttccaataatcttattaaaatatgtaacatttagcacatttaatctctgaagcaaatcatttctaaaaaattgtagaccagtgaaattcatttttctaggttcaactggacgagttttgctcttttgaagcactTGAAGAACCGAGAAGAACAATGACCTACgcaaatgagaaactgaatgagaagttgttgttattttagttccaaactccaaaattttaccaatattatacttTTGTTACcaaacattgtgtgtaatgcacatgtataaatgataagttgaggcataatagtgttaaaattgcatttatttttcttgccaatttcagttttttcaggtaattcacgtttttttttttattcaaggacagtttgtaaatgcaaatattgtcataatttaatgctttttatcgcactaaaacaaaaagctggcattatttataggttatgatgctattactttactggtctgacccacttgagatccagttgggctgaagaaatgagtgacacccctgctctaatataTAGCagtcccagaaaaaaaaaaaaaaaaaaaaaaaaattggtgttctTAGAAATTGTGACAGTCTGAGCTAAAATAGATGTAATAAATGTAGCTTTGTGTCACACATCAGACACCGTTTGCTGTTATGTCTAAAACTCCCTGTGAATCGGAGCTGTTTACAGGCTGTAATCTAAGACGTGCTATTGATTTACAGAAGCTCTGCTGCTTTATGGGTTATGTAAGTGTTATGTAAGTGTGTGTTGTTATGAGGAGCTGTCAGGTCGGCCGGCTACAACACGTTTAAAGCCACCAGGCAGTCAAAGACAAATtccacaggggaaaaaaaaagagctttattaatattttaatatatatcaATAATACGTTATATACAAAATATATACAACAAACAACCTTGTATTACATTGCAAAATAAAAATTCCAAAGTACCTCTTTCTATacaaaactattatttttgtttgattaCATTCACTCTCTTTGCCACAGACACAGTTAAAGCAAATATAGTCAAACAtctgctgctgttgtgtctgCGTTAAACGAGTAAAGGCAACAGCATGAGCTAACGTCGGGAACTGGGAATTTGTAgggcgaagaagaagaagaagaagaagaagaagaagaagaagaagaagaagaagaaaatcgtGGCGGACCGCGCTCTTCCTCTCGGTAGCGACGCAAAAATACACTCAGCGGGTCAACGTATCAAAAATAGAGATGTACAAGTAGTAGAAAGGAAGATAATTACACAGACATTACTTCACAGGAACTCCATCTAGAAGCACGACGAGTCATGAGTCACAAATTCAACATCGTAAAAAGCTCGTATGGCCACATCGTAAGTGACGCACCTCGTACAGCGACGACGCCCTGAATTCTTTAAAACGTCCGCAAATGAAGAACGAAGGGTCATGGGTCAGAAGGAGAAGGTGTGGTTCTGGTCAGCGTTCGCCAGACGTGGGCTCGGAAACATTCTAGTCTAAACGGTGGTTTGTTGTTGCGCTGAAAGTAGATCCTCCGGTGTCGGATCTACGGCAGgtgaacagaagaagaagaagaagaagaagaaatgaagCAGCATCTACAAGGGGCCTTTGTTCCATCTTTACATTCATTACAGACTGGTGTGCGTGCAAAACAAAAAGTAGGTCCAAATGCATTCTGGGAGCGTGAGGAGGGGCTTATCTGTGGCGTACATTCTGGTTTTACTTCTGACATTCAACGCTGCGAAGAAGAGCCTGGACGACCCCCTACGATCGCAGACTTAAAACAAACTGACCGAGTTCACAGTGATTCAGAGCCATGCAACAGAGTCACATGGGCACttcaagtcccccccccccccccccttcttcccCCCAagtccagtttcagtgtgtgAGGAGTAGATGAGGAAAGGGTGGTGGTAGCgggagggtggggggggtctaCGTTCTGACGGGTCAAGCAACATCTGCCGTGGAAGGATACCAGtgcgtttttgttgttttttcgttTGTTTGTCGGTCGACCCTCAGACTCCCACAGAGTTCTGCTCAGTCTTTGGTTTCCAGGTTCAGGGGGGGGACCTGCTTTAAAGCTTTGTGAAGAgtgggggggtccacgggggTCTGCGGGTGGGGAACCGGAGAGCCGGGCCTGGGGGACATCACCAAGGAGGAGGGGAGCGTCTCCTGGGGAAGGCTGCTCATGCCGGGGTAGACCACCGGCATCCCCCCGGGGTACCAGCACTTCTCCAGCATGGGGAGGTACGCCGCCGCCGCCGCAGCCGCCGGGGGGATGAGGTAGAAGGGCAGGCAGAACGGGGGCTGGTTGGGGGAGAAGCTCACGTAGGAATCCCTGTTCTTGTCGTCCAAGGAGTCGCACCTCGACCTCTTGGCCTGAGGTTCGTCGCTTTCCCGCTTGATGCGATCGGATGCGCCGTTCTTGACCTCGCCCTCCCTGGCGCCGCCGCTTTCCGACCACTGGGCTTTGGGCTTGTCGTGCTCGCCGCCGTAGCCGCTGTCGGTGTCCGTGTCGCTGCCGCTCTGCTCCCCCGTCCCGTGGGGGTAAGTCCTTTGGATGACGGGGACGCAGTTTTTAGCGTGACCCTCCGAAGACAACGGAGCCCTCGGCGGTTGTCCCACCGGTTTCTTCAGCTTCTCCGACGCCTGTTGGACGGGCTCGTCTGGGACGCCTCGGTGCTGCAGGACTTCGGCGGCGACCTTGTGGATGTGGCTGATGACGTGGGAGGGGGTCAGGTCTCGGCTGGTCTCTTGAGTCGCAAGATAATGGAGAACCTCTTTAGCGCAGAGGTGGAAACCGGAGCGGAACATCTCCTCGCTGTTCTCCGGGTTCTCCCCGCCATGATCACCTGgaagaattagattagattagattagactttactgaCCCCAcaacagtggatctataaatacacaatcatttaataacagacagaataatgttaaaattgcacataattCTCTTCAGACATATTTGTTTAacttaatcacattttttgtaaaagcatagttggcaaatgtaaaaattttcatgtaattttacagaattgtcattatttataaattattatgataatattttacttgcGATCAaactggtttgtatgtggaaaatcaaatataataattttaacatccttgactgttaatattttcagtgtaatttttgcagttcacagattcatcccacgggccgtatgggagtttttggcgggccggttttggcccacgggccgtatgtttgacacccaaaAATTTGGATTagattaaactttattgatcccacaacggtggatctacaaatacacaaaacatttaataacaaacagaataatattaaaattgcacataattttcttgagacatttccggttgttcatatttgttcaagttaatcacattttttgtaaaagtatagtcggtaaatgtaaaaattttcatggaattttacagagttgtcattatttataaattattatgatagtattttacttgcgATCAAagtggtttgtatgtggaaaatcaaatataataattttaacatccttgattgttaatattttcagtgtaatttttgcatttcacagattcatcccacgggctgaattggactctttggtgggtcaGGTTCGGCCCACgaaccgtatgtttgacaccccaagatttagattagattagattaaactttattgatcccacaacggtggatctacaaatacacaaaacattaaataacagttaaataatgttaaaatcgCACATAATTCTCTTGAGACATGTccggttgttcatttttgttcaagttaaacacattttttgtaaaagtatagtcggtaaatgtaaaaattttcatgtcattttacagaattgtcattatttataaattattatgatagtattttacttgcaatgaaactggtctgtatgtggaaaatcAAATATaacgattttaacatccttgattgttaatattttcagtataatttttgcatttcacaatttcatcccaattagagtctttggcgggccgggtttggcccctggaccgtatgtttgacaccccaagatttagattagattagattaaactttattgatcccacaacagtggatctacaaatacacaaaacatttaataacagttaaataatgttaaaattgcacataattCTCTTGAgacatatttgttgaggttaatcctattttttttgtaaaagtgtagtcggtaaatgtaaaaattttcatgtaattttacagaattgtcattatttctaagttatta encodes the following:
- the bhlhe40 gene encoding class E basic helix-loop-helix protein 40: MERITSAQPPPCVPKHPPLDISDMQGMDFPIYVYKSRRGMKRGDENKETYKLPHRLIEKKRRDRINECIAQLKDLLPEHLKLTTLGHLEKAVVLELTLKHVKALSSLLEQQQQKILALQKDLQISDHGGENPENSEEMFRSGFHLCAKEVLHYLATQETSRDLTPSHVISHIHKVAAEVLQHRGVPDEPVQQASEKLKKPVGQPPRAPLSSEGHAKNCVPVIQRTYPHGTGEQSGSDTDTDSGYGGEHDKPKAQWSESGGAREGEVKNGASDRIKRESDEPQAKRSRCDSLDDKNRDSYVSFSPNQPPFCLPFYLIPPAAAAAAAYLPMLEKCWYPGGMPVVYPGMSSLPQETLPSSLVMSPRPGSPVPHPQTPVDPPTLHKALKQVPPLNLETKD